The following DNA comes from Hordeum vulgare subsp. vulgare chromosome 3H, MorexV3_pseudomolecules_assembly, whole genome shotgun sequence.
GGGTCACTGGATTGGACTGGATTGGGCGCCCCACTAgcgcgcgtctgttggagatACTCCGATCCCAGCGATTTAAAAGTGCTATAGTGACGCGCTAAAATTTTTATTGAACGCGGTTTTTTTTGCtgccgttggagatgctctaaccgtTTGTTGGCTctattattaaccatgctctaagacTCGTAAACCCATAATAAATGCACCGTTCCATTGCATAGTTGTTGCAGGTTGACAACATCTTTATCTTATTATTACGGAGGTGGAGCAGGTTAATTAATGAATTCGGTAACCGGTTCATCAATTGGTCAGCCGATCGATACTATGCTGCACCCATGCAAGGACGGCGTGCCCGACGAAGGCCATCTGGAAGAAGTCGTCGTTCTCCCTGGGAAGCGCCACCTGGGCCATGCCATCGCACCCGGATGGGACATACACAGCCGCCTGTACCGCCTCCCGAGCGCCTCTGTATTGCCCCGCGGCGACCGACCATGTCGCCCACTGCAGTGCCTCGACGGCGCCGGCGTAGAGCTGCAGGCACGACCGCATGGCCTTCTTAGTCTCGGCGTCCGTGGCGTGGGCGAGCGAGGACTCGATGCTGGCCTTGGCCACCGTGGCGTTGGCCGCCGTCAGCCTGATGGCGAGCGCCGCGAGCTCCGGCAAGCCGCGCGTGGAGCGGCAGGATGGGTCGACGCAGAGCGCCGCCACGCAGACGTCTGGTGTGACATACTGGCTGCCGAGGCTGATGCAGAGGTCGTCCAGCGGGGAAAGTGGTGCGGCGCTGGAGCTTGACCCGTCATGAAAATCGGTGGCCGAGgagaggacgacgacgaggaggaggaggagagcgccGCCGAGCATCGAAGAGGATGTGCCCACGGCCATGCTGGTTGTGTATTGTCACTCGGTCTCTCCCTCCCTCTGCCCCCTTAGTTTGTCTCTTTTATTAGTTCAGTCTTAACAGACGACGGTGTATCATATCATCATAAATATAAGAAAGTAAATTCATAGGTTTGATCGAATCATTTGAGATATATATATGCTTCATAAATCCATACCTAGGAAGCGATATATCTTTAACTTTGATATATGCAATCATACTTCATTGAAAACGAATCACGAAAGATCTCACGATTAAATCATTTGAGATATATCCTTAATAGGTCAGATGGACTAGTTGGCTTCACCTTGTCAGAAGGCTTATGGATATTCAACTTTCAGATACAACAGACACTATTCAATGGAAGTTGATTAAAAATAAAGATTTTACTGTAAAATCTATGTATCTTCATCTCATAAATTTGGGGCCGATTCCAAAATCTAAGAATATATGGAAGGTCAAAGTACCGTTGAGgataaagatcttcatgtggtttgtccaCAAATGAGTTATCCTAACGAAGGACAATTTGGCATAACGTAACTGGAAAGGCAATCAGAGATGCAACTTCTGTCACAATAATGAAACcattaagcacctctttctcgaCTGCTCTATGGCTAAACTCTTTTGGCGTTCTATTCACATTGCTTTTAATATCAACCCCCCTAATAGTATCAACACGTTGTTTGGGACGTGGATAGTGGGTGTTGATGCTAATTTGGCAAAGATTATTCGTGTGGGAACCTGTGCATTGCTGTGGGCTATTTGGAACCGCAGGAATGATTTAGTTTTTAACAGATGCAAATCTATcaattttttgcaggttatcttcaggACTACCGCCTTGATCCGCACGTGGTTATTATTCACTCATGCGGAAGCCAGAGAGCcaatggttactgggtgtgcccgctgggagatggtagctcaggatatcttcaaccggtttgaatGGCGACTCAATAATAGGATAGGTGGCTAGTCATCTAGTTCTATTACCATTGCTGGTTGTGGCGCATATGACGTTGTGTATATTTATTCTCTGTTTTTCTTAGATTGTTGTACTCGGATCAGACTATTTTTACAATATTCAATTAAAAGGccgtatgcatcactcgatgcaaagaccggggcgatgcctccttttaaaaaaatatatgcttcatataaattcatatctaggaagcCTATATCTTCAACTTTACTTTAATATATGCAATCATACTTCATTGAAAACAAATCGCGGAAGATCTCACGATTATATCATTTGAGATATAGATGCTTCATATAAATCCATACCTAGGAAGCGTATATCTTCAATTTTATTTAATATATGCAATCAAACTTCCTTGAAAACAAACCGCGGAAGATCTCACGATTAAATCATTTGAGATATACATATATATGCTTCATATAAATCCATACCTAGGAAGCTTGTATCTTCAACTTTACTTTAATATATGCAATCATACTTCATTGAAAACGAACCGCGCGGAAGATCTCACGATTATACCATTTGAGATATATATGCTTCATATAAATCCATACCTAGGAAGCGTATATCTTCAACTTTactttaatactccctccgttcctaaatataagaccttttagagattgtactataaactacatacggatgtacatagacatattttagagtatagattcactcattttgctccgtacgtagtctcctagtgaaattcctaaaaggtcttatattttggaacggagggaataTATGCAATCATACTTCATTGAAAACGAGTCACGGAAGATCTCATGATTATCTATCTTAGCCACTAAACGAGTGTGTAGATAAACTATACCATTTAGATCATCACTTGACCAGACCAAGAAGGAACAAGAGATACGAGCGTGAGGCGAGCAACCAACCACACCACCAAAAAACAATGGCGAACCTCAGCTCAaccatcgtcctcgtcgtcgcgcTATTGCTGGCCGTCCCAGCGGCCGGCGCGGCCGTGGACACGGTGGTGGACTCGTGCAACGCGATCCGCGGCTCCGTGGACTACGGCTTTTGCGTCTCCGCGCTGCGGTCCGGCGGGCCGGGCGCCTCCAAGGCGGACCGCCACGCGCACCTCCTCATGGCGGCTGACCTCGCCGTGGCGCGCGGGGCGTCGGCCGGGGACGCCGCGAACGCGATGGCGCGCTCCGAGCGGGATCCGGCGGCGCGCGACGGGCTGGCGGCCTGCGGGTTCCTGTACGGTGCGGGCTCCGTGCCGGCCATGCGCTTCTTGCGCGGCTACGCGGCGGCGCGGGCGTGGGAGCGCGGGCGTGGGCTGCTGATGCTCACGATGCAGGCCGGGATCGGGTGCGACGCGGCGCTCGGCGGCGCGCCCGGGGCCAAGGAGAGGATGGCCAACGCTAACTACGAGTTCGTCCAGCTCTCCTGGATCGTCACCGCGCTCTTCAACATACTAACCCAAGGATGACCTGGCGCTGGCGATCGGCCGGCCATCGTACCTCTACCTCTTGTGTCAATAATGTGATGGCTAAATTAGAATTTGACAACGAGTACTACTCTTAATTAattccatcatcatcatcgaatATGAATTTATAAGGCTTAATTTTATCTTAATAGACAAGTCCTTCaatcctactccctccgttcctaaatgtaagtcttttaagagatttcactacaagtctacatacgaagtaaaatgagtgaatctataatctaaaatatgtctatatacatccgtatatagtcgactagtgaaatatctaaaaagacttatatttagaaacggagggagtatatcctaTATCTATAAGGACGCGGCTAGCGAGGCCCTCGTTCACGTGCGGGAGCGAGCGAGAGCTCCACGTGTCCCATGAGTACAGCTGAAAAAAAAGACCACGTGTATTTATTGtcgtttaaaaaaaattaaaaataataaatTTTTATTCGAGTGTTAGAATTTAGATCTGTTTTCATAGGTttcgacaaactttttttgagaGGAAACTTTAGTGTTCTAGGCAATCAACTCTTACTACCTATCAGCGAAGAATTTTTCTAAGTTGTTTACCATGACTACCAATTGACTAGgttcacctctaaaacctttacATATTAGTCAATGGTCTTGGTAATGTTTCTGTTCATGAGAATTGGGTATATGGTTTTGGACAACTTGTATGGTTAATTGTGGGCAACTGGATATATAATTTTAGACAATTGTATAGTTGATTGTGGACAGCTGGATACATGATTTTTCGCAACATTATGGTTGATTATACATGACTATGACACCTAAATCAATCAAACTCGCTTTAGAATTCATATCCGCTTTCATCGTTGAGTTTCTCGCAACGAATGCTTGAAAACTAGATACCCTAAACATTTTTTGGGCAACTTTGTGTGCAACGGAGGCAACTCCGGTGCTATAGGGAAGAAACTCCTTTTTGGTCTAGTAGGACTACCTATTAGGTTGGTTTGTGTAAAAACGATAAAATCACACAAAACGTGAGGTGTCTTTAGTGTTACATATAAGCAACTTCACTGCACTGTATGTGCCTAGGAATTTTGCTAGCATTATCTCAACTTGCATATTGCAGTTGCTCAGTTGTCTATTGTTGGTGGTCGGTTGTCTACAATTGATCCCCAGTGGCCTACAAATAATATAAAATTGCCTACTAATGATGCCTAGTTGACTGCCGTTGATAATTAGCCTACTATTGCTTCTCAATTGCCTAACTTTGTCAGTTAGTTGCCTACAATATTATGAAAAATAATAATCTAAAACTTCATAATATTGTAGGTAACTAATGTGCAAAGTTAGACAACTAAATCCGGATAGCGAGCAACTGAACATCCATACTAAACAATTTTAGAGTCTTTGTGAGCGACTGAGACTCAACCGTAGGCAACTGACGAACAACGATAAGCAATTGAGCAGCCGTGATAGGGAAGTTGAGATAATGTTAGCAAAAGTTCACGGTACAAATAATCTAGTGAAGTTGAGTGCATGTAGCATTAAAGTCGCctcatgttttgtgtgattttattGTTTTTATACAAACAAATCTAATAGACAGGCCTACTTGGCAAAAAAAGGAGTTGCTTCCCTATAGAACTGAAGTTGCATCCGTTGCACACAAAGTTGCCCAAAAACGTTTATGAAAAGACGTAGTTTTGAAGCATTCGTCGTGAGAAACCCAACCGTGAAAACGGATCTCAAGTTTGACACTTGGTTTAAAAGATATAGCTTTTTGGAAAAGGAAGAAAAGTAATTAATTGTGCTGGAGGGGAGAACTAGTCGCGTGCGGTTTCTTTTTGGGTTGTTCAAATCGCGCTCGGGTTTGCTTCTTTCTCTTTTAAGAGTTTTTTTGTCGCGTGCTGCATGTGCTCACGACAACTAAAAATGCAGCTACACTTATTAGCATTtgagtatatatatataatacctTAATAGTTCATCCTCACTATAATATTTCTTTTGACGTGTAGACTATCCACCTCATCAATTGTGCCACATCAGCATTTTTGTGCCAATCACCATCAATCCATATGGCCACGTTGTAATTTGCATCATTTGACTTAAGTAAAACCGGCCAAAGCACAGCCATATTTTCCCTAAGAGCATGGTTCATAGTTGAGACGATTGCTGGATATAAGATGTTGTCATGTCACATATAGTCATTACTTATAGCCATATATATAATAAGGTTAGCTATAAGATTGactataaaaatatttttttgctttatttatatctttttcttaGTATATATTGCATTTGTTTAGGAATATACATATAGATAGGCTCTTACATAAGAACCTGCTCTCTTTACTTTttcatctctttcttcttcaaacaGACAAAAATACCATATAACCGGACTATAAGTGAGAGCAAAGTTTATGCGCCCGGGCACCTTGGTGCCCTTTTAAAAAAAACATATTtaaaagtttaaaaaaaatagaaataatatTGTGTAAACGTCTATGTATTCATTAT
Coding sequences within:
- the LOC123439309 gene encoding uncharacterized protein LOC123439309, with the translated sequence MAVGTSSSMLGGALLLLLVVVLSSATDFHDGSSSSAAPLSPLDDLCISLGSQYVTPDVCVAALCVDPSCRSTRGLPELAALAIRLTAANATVAKASIESSLAHATDAETKKAMRSCLQLYAGAVEALQWATWSVAAGQYRGAREAVQAAVYVPSGCDGMAQVALPRENDDFFQMAFVGHAVLAWVQHSIDRLTN
- the LOC123439310 gene encoding uncharacterized protein LOC123439310, producing MANLSSTIVLVVALLLAVPAAGAAVDTVVDSCNAIRGSVDYGFCVSALRSGGPGASKADRHAHLLMAADLAVARGASAGDAANAMARSERDPAARDGLAACGFLYGAGSVPAMRFLRGYAAARAWERGRGLLMLTMQAGIGCDAALGGAPGAKERMANANYEFVQLSWIVTALFNILTQG